The proteins below come from a single uncultured Dethiosulfovibrio sp. genomic window:
- a CDS encoding D-alanine--D-alanine ligase, with protein sequence MAKRNITVLCGGNSPERAVSLESGRAVAQGLVEAGHSVQEVDLVSSEGIFDLLRERRPDLFFIALHGGWGEDGHVQAVLDMAGVPYTGSGPVGCAVAMDKVVSKAVFSSSGIDVPWGLEVHRGEYPDLAEDLLRWETLVVKPCCGGSTVGTSIVSHLNDLSPALRGAWEQEDRALVEAYVPGRELTVAVIDFRGVPRALPAVEIAPEGGFYDYRAKYGGGSCYTSPADLAPSLAELLASQACAAHRASGCSIYSRVDFRVDPDGRPWVLEVNTAPGMTSNSLVPKAAKAAGDSFPELLDYIVEESLILRG encoded by the coding sequence GTGGCGAAAAGGAACATAACCGTCCTCTGTGGGGGTAACAGCCCGGAGAGGGCGGTTTCTTTGGAAAGCGGCAGGGCGGTGGCTCAGGGGCTTGTGGAGGCGGGCCATTCGGTGCAGGAGGTCGATCTTGTCTCTTCGGAGGGTATTTTCGACCTCCTCAGGGAAAGGAGGCCCGACCTTTTTTTCATAGCCCTCCACGGAGGCTGGGGGGAGGATGGCCACGTCCAGGCTGTACTGGATATGGCAGGAGTCCCCTACACAGGCTCCGGACCGGTGGGCTGTGCTGTGGCTATGGACAAGGTAGTGTCTAAAGCGGTTTTTTCGTCCTCCGGTATCGATGTGCCTTGGGGGCTTGAGGTCCACAGAGGGGAGTATCCCGATCTCGCTGAGGACCTCCTCCGTTGGGAGACTTTGGTGGTTAAGCCCTGCTGTGGCGGAAGCACCGTAGGGACCTCTATAGTCTCCCATCTGAACGATCTGTCTCCCGCTTTGCGGGGGGCCTGGGAGCAGGAGGATAGGGCTCTCGTGGAGGCCTACGTCCCAGGCAGGGAGCTCACCGTGGCGGTGATCGATTTTAGGGGGGTCCCGAGGGCCCTTCCGGCGGTGGAGATAGCTCCTGAGGGGGGCTTTTACGACTATCGGGCGAAGTACGGAGGCGGCAGCTGTTATACATCTCCTGCCGATCTGGCCCCTTCCCTGGCGGAACTCCTGGCCTCCCAGGCCTGTGCGGCCCACCGGGCCTCAGGCTGTTCCATATACTCCAGGGTGGATTTCAGGGTGGATCCCGATGGCCGTCCGTGGGTGCTGGAGGTCAACACCGCCCCAGGCATGACCTCAAACAGCCTGGTTCCCAAGGCGGCTAAGGCGGCGGGAGACTCCTTTCCCGAGCTTTTGGACTACATAGTTGAGGAGTCCCTGATCCTTAGGGGATAG
- a CDS encoding glutamate-5-semialdehyde dehydrogenase produces the protein MEFSLKDMGTAAKVASRFVSQTSGKDRDRALMAMAGALLKGTGEIVRANGVDLAEGRAGGLSEPLLERLSLDEGRVESMAKGLEEIAVLPDPLGKGDRWINDQGLEISRVKVPLGVIGMIYESRPNVTADASGLCLKAGNAVILRGGREAVNSNRAIASLIRGALRDSGFPEDSVQLLDDPGREATQALMALDDLDVLIPRGGKGLKEAVRVHAKVPVIMTGMGLCHLYVDRSADLDMAVDIAVNAKAQRPSVCNSIETLLVHSEVAPAFLPLLSSAMTKAGVELRGDGRVRSLVSMASATDEDWDTEYLAMILSVKMVDSVEEAIDHIDRYGSGHSEAIVTGDYSTSRKFLDQVDASSVYVNASTRFTDGSVFGFGAEMGISTQKLHARGPMGVEHLTTVKYRVLGSGQVRG, from the coding sequence ATGGAGTTCAGTTTAAAGGATATGGGGACCGCCGCTAAGGTTGCGTCCCGTTTTGTGTCCCAGACCAGCGGCAAGGACAGGGACAGGGCGCTTATGGCTATGGCTGGGGCCCTCTTGAAAGGGACCGGCGAGATAGTCAGGGCCAACGGTGTGGATCTTGCGGAGGGAAGGGCTGGAGGGCTGTCCGAGCCCCTTCTGGAGCGGCTTTCCCTTGATGAGGGCAGGGTCGAGTCTATGGCTAAGGGGCTGGAGGAGATCGCCGTTTTGCCCGATCCTCTGGGAAAAGGGGACCGATGGATAAACGACCAGGGGCTGGAAATCTCCAGGGTAAAAGTTCCTCTAGGTGTAATCGGCATGATCTACGAGTCTCGGCCAAACGTGACTGCCGATGCGTCGGGACTCTGTCTCAAGGCAGGGAATGCGGTTATCCTGAGAGGGGGCAGAGAGGCTGTCAACTCAAATCGTGCCATAGCGTCGCTGATCAGAGGGGCCCTCAGGGATTCGGGCTTCCCGGAGGATTCGGTTCAGCTTCTGGACGATCCCGGTCGGGAGGCTACTCAGGCCCTTATGGCACTGGACGATTTGGACGTCCTTATTCCCAGAGGCGGAAAGGGGCTTAAGGAGGCGGTCAGGGTTCACGCGAAGGTTCCGGTGATTATGACCGGTATGGGGCTGTGCCACCTTTACGTGGACCGTTCGGCGGACCTGGACATGGCGGTGGATATAGCGGTGAACGCCAAGGCCCAGAGGCCCTCGGTGTGTAATTCTATAGAAACGTTGCTGGTCCACTCGGAGGTGGCACCGGCCTTTTTGCCTCTTCTCTCCTCGGCTATGACGAAGGCGGGGGTAGAGCTTCGGGGCGACGGTCGGGTTCGGTCGCTGGTGTCCATGGCCAGTGCCACCGACGAGGACTGGGACACCGAGTACCTGGCCATGATTTTATCGGTCAAGATGGTGGACTCGGTGGAGGAGGCAATAGACCATATCGATCGCTATGGTTCAGGCCACAGTGAGGCCATAGTCACCGGTGATTACAGTACCTCCCGGAAGTTTCTGGACCAGGTTGACGCTTCGTCGGTTTACGTCAACGCCTCCACTCGGTTTACCGATGGGTCGGTCTTCGGTTTCGGGGCGGAGATGGGCATAAGTACCCAAAAACTCCACGCCAGAGGGCCTATGGGGGTAGAGCACCTGACAACCGTCAAGTACAGGGTCCTAGGCTCAGGACAGGTCAGAGGTTAG
- the proB gene encoding glutamate 5-kinase gives MDRSDLKNCRRIVVKVGTSTITHDTGKLNLFRMERLARALSDLHNQGKDVVLITSGAVGAGVGRMGLRERPSTLPMKQALAAVGQASLMQMYEKFFGEYGQTVGQVLLTRDAFDDRPRYLNIRNTLCGLLELGVVPVINENDTVAVEEIKFGDNDTLSALVAVAVQADLLIILSDIDGLYDKNPKENPDAKLLPVVDHISEEIRKNSTGRGSSFASGGMYTKLAAADIALPAGIPMIIASGGEDRVVRRIVEGEPLGTLFRPSTEGTHGRKRWIAAGARPQGILVIDDGAVTALKERGGSLLPSGVIAVRGDFYRGQMVSIQAIHGDEVARGLVNYDSADVLAILGRQSDEIESLLGERDFDEVVHRDNLAVI, from the coding sequence ATGGATAGATCGGATTTGAAGAACTGTAGGAGAATCGTGGTAAAAGTCGGCACCAGCACCATAACCCACGACACCGGCAAGCTGAACCTTTTCCGTATGGAGAGGCTGGCCCGGGCGTTGTCGGATCTCCACAATCAGGGGAAGGACGTGGTCCTCATAACCTCCGGTGCCGTAGGGGCTGGGGTTGGACGGATGGGGCTCAGGGAGAGGCCGTCGACTTTGCCTATGAAACAGGCCCTTGCGGCGGTGGGACAGGCATCTCTCATGCAGATGTACGAGAAGTTCTTCGGAGAGTACGGCCAGACCGTGGGACAGGTGCTGCTGACCAGAGATGCTTTCGACGATAGGCCCAGGTATCTGAACATAAGAAATACCCTGTGTGGTCTGCTGGAGCTTGGGGTTGTCCCTGTTATAAACGAAAACGACACGGTGGCGGTGGAGGAGATCAAGTTTGGCGATAACGATACCCTCTCCGCCCTGGTGGCGGTGGCGGTTCAGGCGGATTTGCTTATAATACTGTCCGATATCGACGGCCTTTACGACAAGAACCCTAAGGAGAATCCCGACGCAAAACTGCTTCCGGTGGTGGACCACATATCGGAGGAAATAAGGAAAAACTCCACCGGAAGGGGATCGAGCTTCGCCAGCGGCGGTATGTACACCAAACTGGCCGCCGCCGATATCGCCCTCCCAGCAGGCATTCCTATGATTATTGCCAGCGGAGGGGAGGATCGGGTGGTGAGGCGGATCGTGGAGGGAGAGCCTCTAGGTACCCTCTTTAGGCCTTCCACCGAGGGAACCCACGGCAGAAAGAGATGGATAGCCGCTGGTGCCAGGCCTCAGGGAATTCTGGTGATAGACGACGGTGCTGTCACCGCTCTTAAGGAAAGAGGGGGGAGCCTTCTTCCATCAGGGGTAATAGCGGTAAGAGGGGATTTTTACAGAGGCCAGATGGTCTCCATTCAGGCTATTCACGGCGACGAGGTGGCCAGAGGGCTGGTCAACTACGATAGCGCCGATGTGTTGGCGATATTGGGCAGGCAGAGCGACGAGATAGAGTCGCTCCTAGGGGAGCGGGATTTCGACGAGGTGGTCCACAGGGACAACCTCGCGGTGATTTAG
- a CDS encoding AsmA-like C-terminal region-containing protein — translation MSKGKLAALSAAFLAVAGIALFVTDLGTGMVRDQAIKALTETLQAKVSIGDISGNPLKGYVISDLSLEREGEYSVGLPSLEVKINLIALVRGGAVVDKVVLSGLSTDLDQVTALMDSLPPSEGGGVPSVPVGAVSLVDSSLGMPGGVVEIKDLSGRFKDDRGIAFDLNMDLAYGGLPVKGKVLGLYGGSFLTVRDLDLSVGSGKITAKGDLFPDLAAQGRIDKLSLADLTGLWPELADSASGTGSLAFDVGGTLESPVITGSMAFDGVLAALPVSALEGGLSYQDMSMTLQDLRAVVAGVPLSGAFSARFGPESPVIDLKMDASNADLDKLRSSYPQIPEELSGVVQSLSVALDGPVDKLKGTLKARAESLKVMGYGLSQSWASVALAPDGKATVSAKTVFQGQPAYLEGGLSFGKGGPEANLLFKVRKVPTDLIASVLSGPLPVAGEIDMDMSIKGALTSPSITGTVSSPSLSGFDQVIEGPSVKFVLKGTDLEIPSAQGTWRGAPLALSGRVAMSQDPSGSFKGEMKGLNLSALPELGVDAKGRLDLDFALDGKLADPSLQLGLRSPKVTFGPVDVEKVDLKVKGTAKAMDLSGSASIAGGTLSASGSLGLGDSPTVNLSVKGDGIGLDKVLDLPLSGALSAQMTVKGSAADPELAVSISLPKAVAWGVGVEGFGASLVAKGTSVTLEEAKASVGGSPFSMSGSFDGETSKGEFQLSGTDLDLTKASQGLPEAQSYGIGGKLSLSFKGAIDGKSVEGGGRITAPLLSIMNVSLNNVSYPLELKGNRLTISSATAELYGGSVAGSGWIDLNSLKFSKKVSVSGTDVAPLIRDFAGTDGTVTGVGKAQFEGAGVLSPFSFKGKGTAELGGGQVVGFPLAQVAASLHGTDGIRYRSAKGVFQVIDDRFLLDRASVEAHDGDPIYRSFVSSGVIGPDRKLDLDCAGEVNMRLLNAVVGAGVGGVLGGGAGTIAAIIGGALGGAQQGISKDDFRDISFKVAGTLDSSSVKGLKVGPSKIASEQVQEAPGASIQPQPPVPAQPVPQEEPKNLEDQLKDTLEQEAGKVLQNLFGGGN, via the coding sequence TTGAGCAAAGGAAAGTTAGCCGCTCTATCGGCGGCCTTTTTGGCGGTAGCGGGAATCGCCCTGTTCGTGACCGACCTAGGTACAGGGATGGTCCGGGATCAGGCGATTAAGGCCCTCACCGAGACCCTTCAGGCCAAGGTCTCCATTGGGGATATTTCGGGAAACCCCCTGAAGGGGTATGTCATATCGGACCTCTCTCTGGAGAGGGAGGGAGAGTATTCCGTCGGCCTGCCCTCTTTGGAGGTCAAGATTAACTTGATAGCCCTTGTCCGAGGGGGAGCGGTGGTGGATAAGGTCGTCCTGTCCGGTCTTTCGACCGACCTGGATCAGGTGACCGCCCTTATGGACAGCCTGCCTCCTTCCGAGGGAGGAGGTGTTCCGTCGGTGCCTGTAGGGGCAGTTTCCCTGGTGGATTCGTCCCTTGGAATGCCCGGTGGAGTGGTGGAGATAAAGGACCTGTCCGGTCGATTTAAGGACGATCGAGGAATCGCCTTCGACCTTAATATGGACCTGGCCTACGGTGGTCTTCCCGTCAAGGGGAAGGTGCTGGGGCTCTACGGTGGGTCTTTTCTCACCGTCAGGGATCTGGACCTTTCTGTCGGTTCAGGTAAAATCACCGCTAAAGGCGATCTGTTTCCCGACTTAGCGGCCCAAGGGAGGATAGACAAGCTGAGCCTCGCCGATCTGACCGGCCTTTGGCCCGAGCTCGCCGATTCGGCCTCCGGCACCGGATCTTTGGCTTTCGATGTAGGAGGAACCCTAGAGTCTCCGGTGATAACCGGCTCTATGGCTTTTGACGGGGTTTTAGCAGCCCTTCCGGTGAGCGCTCTGGAGGGCGGTCTGAGTTACCAGGATATGTCCATGACTTTACAGGACCTCAGGGCGGTAGTGGCTGGGGTGCCCCTTTCAGGCGCCTTTTCCGCTCGGTTTGGCCCGGAGAGTCCGGTTATAGATCTGAAGATGGACGCGTCTAACGCCGATCTCGATAAGCTGAGGTCCTCCTATCCTCAGATACCGGAGGAACTTTCAGGGGTGGTCCAGTCACTTTCGGTGGCCCTTGATGGGCCTGTGGATAAGCTCAAAGGCACTTTAAAGGCGAGAGCCGAGTCCCTTAAGGTCATGGGATACGGTCTGTCCCAGAGCTGGGCTTCAGTGGCCCTCGCTCCCGACGGTAAGGCGACGGTCTCCGCTAAGACGGTGTTTCAGGGTCAGCCTGCTTACCTGGAAGGTGGTCTGTCTTTCGGTAAGGGAGGTCCCGAGGCCAATTTGCTCTTTAAGGTCAGGAAGGTCCCTACCGACCTGATCGCCTCGGTGCTGAGTGGGCCTCTTCCTGTGGCGGGGGAGATAGATATGGATATGTCCATAAAAGGGGCACTGACCTCTCCCTCCATAACGGGCACGGTGAGCTCTCCGTCCCTTTCGGGGTTCGACCAGGTTATAGAGGGGCCGTCGGTGAAGTTCGTCCTGAAGGGGACCGATCTGGAGATTCCCTCTGCCCAGGGTACCTGGCGAGGAGCTCCCCTTGCCCTGTCGGGCAGAGTGGCTATGTCTCAGGATCCCTCGGGGTCCTTTAAGGGAGAGATGAAGGGGCTGAACCTTTCCGCCCTGCCGGAGCTCGGGGTTGACGCAAAAGGCAGGCTCGATCTTGATTTTGCCCTGGACGGCAAGCTGGCGGACCCCTCCCTTCAGCTGGGGCTTAGGTCTCCTAAGGTGACCTTCGGCCCGGTGGACGTGGAGAAGGTGGACCTTAAGGTCAAAGGAACAGCTAAGGCCATGGATCTGTCCGGTTCGGCGTCGATCGCTGGCGGTACCCTCTCGGCATCGGGATCTTTGGGGCTTGGCGATTCCCCGACGGTGAACCTGTCCGTCAAAGGTGACGGTATAGGACTGGATAAGGTCCTGGACCTGCCTCTCTCCGGTGCTCTGTCCGCCCAGATGACCGTCAAAGGCTCCGCCGCCGATCCTGAGCTGGCGGTCTCCATCTCTCTCCCTAAGGCTGTCGCCTGGGGGGTTGGAGTGGAAGGCTTTGGTGCCTCACTGGTCGCTAAAGGGACATCTGTGACCTTGGAGGAGGCCAAGGCGTCGGTAGGAGGAAGCCCTTTCTCCATGAGCGGTTCTTTCGACGGGGAAACCTCGAAAGGGGAGTTCCAGCTTTCCGGCACCGATCTTGATCTCACGAAAGCCTCTCAGGGATTGCCGGAGGCCCAGTCCTACGGCATAGGGGGCAAGCTGTCCCTCTCCTTTAAGGGGGCTATCGACGGCAAGTCGGTTGAGGGCGGAGGTCGGATAACCGCTCCCCTACTGTCTATTATGAACGTTTCTTTGAATAACGTGAGCTATCCTCTGGAGCTCAAGGGCAACAGGCTGACTATATCCTCCGCTACCGCCGAGCTGTACGGAGGTTCGGTGGCAGGGTCGGGATGGATCGATCTGAATAGCCTCAAATTTTCCAAGAAGGTTTCGGTTTCCGGAACCGACGTGGCACCTCTCATCAGGGATTTCGCCGGTACCGATGGCACGGTCACCGGTGTAGGAAAGGCCCAGTTCGAGGGGGCAGGGGTTCTCTCTCCCTTTAGCTTTAAAGGCAAAGGTACCGCCGAGCTTGGAGGAGGTCAGGTAGTGGGTTTCCCTCTGGCCCAGGTTGCCGCGTCGCTTCACGGCACCGACGGCATTCGCTATCGTTCCGCAAAAGGGGTCTTTCAGGTTATAGATGACCGGTTTCTTCTTGATAGGGCGTCCGTGGAGGCCCACGACGGCGATCCTATATATCGGTCCTTCGTATCCTCTGGGGTTATCGGTCCAGACAGAAAGCTCGATCTGGACTGCGCCGGTGAGGTCAATATGAGGCTCTTAAACGCCGTCGTAGGTGCTGGAGTGGGCGGAGTTCTAGGGGGCGGAGCGGGCACCATAGCAGCCATCATAGGCGGTGCCCTCGGAGGAGCCCAGCAGGGTATTTCGAAAGACGATTTCAGGGATATTTCCTTCAAGGTTGCCGGGACTCTCGATTCTTCGTCGGTGAAGGGCCTTAAAGTAGGGCCCTCAAAGATAGCCTCCGAGCAGGTTCAGGAGGCCCCTGGGGCGTCTATTCAGCCTCAGCCGCCGGTTCCCGCTCAGCCCGTTCCTCAGGAGGAGCCTAAGAACCTGGAGGACCAGCTTAAAGATACCCTGGAGCAGGAGGCGGGTAAGGTCCTTCAGAACCTTTTCGGAGGGGGCAATTAA
- the dapF gene encoding diaminopimelate epimerase translates to MNGNGNDFVVFTNSSGLSDSDLSGLARRICRRRRSIGADGILVVEDYDGYDFKMRIFNSDGSEGEMCGNGARCIARYAFETGVAGADMAFQTLAGPMRASVKGSFVELHMGVVPSVPQVVPIDLTGWGGELEGDFSTVGVPHLVVYPGEGEFPREDLVRWGRELRNRTDLFPGGTNVNFSCPSGEGALEVVTYERGVEDLTDSCGTGSVASAISAVVRLGYPLEVKVSNPGGVNQVSLSRQGGGFEALLGGVALVVGKGSIEKEA, encoded by the coding sequence ATGAACGGTAACGGAAACGATTTTGTGGTCTTTACAAACTCATCCGGCCTGTCCGATTCGGATCTGTCGGGCCTGGCAAGGCGGATCTGTCGTCGCAGGAGGTCTATAGGGGCGGACGGTATTTTGGTTGTGGAGGACTACGACGGTTACGACTTCAAAATGAGGATCTTCAACTCCGACGGTTCGGAGGGGGAGATGTGCGGCAACGGGGCCCGGTGTATCGCTCGATATGCCTTCGAGACCGGTGTGGCCGGTGCGGATATGGCATTTCAGACCCTGGCGGGGCCTATGAGGGCTTCGGTGAAAGGCTCTTTCGTCGAGCTTCATATGGGGGTTGTTCCCTCGGTTCCTCAGGTGGTCCCTATTGATCTGACCGGATGGGGTGGAGAGTTGGAGGGGGATTTTTCGACTGTTGGGGTTCCCCATTTGGTTGTGTATCCCGGCGAAGGGGAGTTTCCCCGAGAGGATCTTGTCCGGTGGGGCAGGGAGCTCCGTAACAGGACCGACCTTTTCCCCGGTGGGACCAACGTGAACTTCTCCTGCCCCTCCGGTGAGGGGGCTTTGGAGGTGGTGACCTACGAGAGAGGGGTGGAGGATCTGACCGATTCCTGCGGCACCGGGTCGGTGGCGTCGGCTATTTCGGCGGTGGTCAGGCTGGGATATCCTCTGGAGGTTAAGGTGTCCAACCCTGGAGGGGTGAACCAAGTGTCTTTGTCCCGTCAGGGCGGTGGGTTTGAGGCCCTTTTGGGGGGGGTGGCCCTGGTGGTGGGAAAGGGCAGTATAGAAAAAGAGGCCTAG
- a CDS encoding Na+/H+ antiporter NhaC family protein, with protein MRRFLLWAPFGLVLTMAGVAFASEGAAPDFGILSLLPPVIAIGLCVLTKEVIPSLFVGSWVAGTMLAGWNPVIGFGGAVESLWNGLGDPWGARIVLTCLTMGGMVGVMQVGGGVDAAVRWLTGKISSSRRAMFFTQLAGFVIFFEDYVNTAVVGTTMAPVSDRYRISKEKLSYIVDSTAAPIACIAGISSWVAYMVGQIGMQFNELGITASPYVTYIKSIPFVIYNIVALVLLTYVVLSSRDFGPMLTAERRARKTGQLLRDGAQPLSNSGEDKDLLPLDETPRRVINFVLPLIFLIGTIFTMLAVTGGWPNVGLAQAIGEGSSSKALVYGAFGGTFMTIILYTVQGLAPLGRMFRGFMKGAQAIFVGSLILIFAWGIGSAIKSVGTAGYIVSVAGDLLSPGWIPLLTFFVGAVVSFCTGTSYGTMGILMPIVVPLVATVASNSGLDPMAHMVPTIGAVFAGAVWGDHCSPISDTTIMSSMFSGADHMDHVTTQAPYAMLAAVGAGAGYVGIALGFGPWVCLAIASAVTLILFQILSSPVDDYRIDEAPVGEVSPGAAD; from the coding sequence ATGAGAAGGTTTTTACTTTGGGCTCCTTTCGGGCTCGTGCTTACAATGGCTGGGGTGGCTTTTGCCTCCGAAGGTGCTGCTCCTGATTTTGGCATTCTGTCCCTGCTTCCCCCTGTGATAGCCATAGGGCTCTGCGTCCTTACAAAGGAGGTCATACCCTCCCTTTTTGTGGGCTCCTGGGTGGCCGGGACCATGCTGGCTGGGTGGAATCCGGTTATAGGCTTCGGCGGGGCCGTCGAGTCGCTGTGGAACGGTCTTGGAGATCCCTGGGGAGCGAGGATCGTCCTTACCTGTCTCACCATGGGCGGTATGGTGGGGGTTATGCAGGTAGGAGGGGGAGTTGACGCAGCTGTTAGGTGGCTGACCGGCAAGATCTCCAGCAGTCGCCGGGCCATGTTCTTCACCCAGCTGGCTGGTTTCGTTATCTTCTTCGAGGACTACGTTAACACCGCCGTCGTGGGAACCACCATGGCCCCGGTGTCGGATCGCTACCGGATCTCTAAGGAGAAGCTTTCATACATAGTGGACAGCACCGCCGCCCCTATCGCCTGCATCGCCGGGATTTCCTCCTGGGTGGCCTACATGGTGGGCCAGATAGGTATGCAGTTCAACGAGCTTGGCATAACCGCCTCTCCCTACGTGACCTATATCAAGTCCATACCTTTTGTAATCTATAATATAGTGGCCTTGGTCCTCCTTACCTACGTGGTGCTCTCCAGCAGGGATTTTGGGCCAATGCTTACGGCGGAAAGGCGGGCCAGGAAGACCGGTCAGCTCCTTCGGGACGGCGCTCAGCCTCTTAGCAACTCGGGAGAGGATAAAGACCTTCTTCCTCTGGACGAGACCCCCAGGAGGGTTATCAACTTCGTCCTTCCTCTGATATTTTTGATAGGGACCATCTTCACCATGCTGGCGGTGACCGGAGGCTGGCCTAACGTGGGCCTCGCCCAGGCCATAGGCGAGGGAAGCAGCTCTAAGGCTCTGGTGTACGGTGCCTTCGGAGGGACCTTTATGACCATAATCCTCTATACCGTACAGGGGCTCGCCCCTCTTGGCAGGATGTTCAGGGGATTTATGAAGGGCGCCCAGGCCATCTTCGTCGGCTCTCTGATCCTGATCTTCGCCTGGGGAATAGGGTCGGCTATCAAGTCGGTCGGGACTGCGGGGTATATAGTGTCCGTCGCCGGTGACCTTCTCAGCCCGGGATGGATCCCCCTTCTCACCTTTTTCGTCGGGGCGGTGGTCTCCTTTTGCACCGGTACTTCCTACGGGACAATGGGTATCCTCATGCCTATAGTGGTTCCTCTGGTGGCGACTGTGGCCTCTAACTCCGGGTTAGATCCTATGGCCCACATGGTCCCCACCATCGGGGCGGTGTTCGCCGGGGCGGTGTGGGGAGACCACTGTAGCCCTATCTCCGACACCACCATAATGTCCTCTATGTTTAGCGGTGCGGATCATATGGATCACGTGACCACCCAGGCCCCCTACGCTATGCTTGCGGCGGTAGGCGCCGGTGCGGGCTACGTAGGGATAGCCTTAGGGTTTGGCCCCTGGGTGTGTCTGGCCATTGCGTCGGCTGTTACTTTGATACTCTTTCAGATCCTCTCCAGTCCTGTGGACGACTACAGGATCGACGAGGCTCCTGTCGGCGAGGTTTCTCCCGGGGCAGCTGACTGA
- the lysA gene encoding diaminopimelate decarboxylase — translation MSNMVWNGCDVVELASRFGTPLYVMSENEIRSRMRLLKDCMSKGNDNTQVLYAGKAFLTMAMCRMVQSEGLGLDVVSPGELHTALKAGFPTERIYFHGNNKTEEDFAMALDCGVGRYVVDSEDEMVLLGEMARSRGKVASVLFRLAPGVSGDTHRYIQTAHTDCKFGMPLLGQGLRRCVSAAMADFGLDLLGFHFHVGSQLMENRAYLEALEVLGDLMVTLRDEVGLEVRELNVGGGIGISHGQGPEVDVEAYLGGIVERTKGICEARSLALPRLVIEPGRWIVGPAGITLYSVGTVKEIPGIRTYVSVDGGMADNPRPSLYGAVYRCELANRMDEEADSVVTIAGRCCESGDILIKDVSLPKPKRNDIIAVMDTGAYNFSMASGYNRLRRPAVVLIKDGQARCIVQRQLFDDLVQGEVIPEDLV, via the coding sequence ATGAGTAACATGGTTTGGAACGGTTGCGATGTGGTGGAGCTGGCGAGCAGGTTTGGGACCCCTCTTTACGTTATGTCGGAGAACGAGATACGGTCTCGTATGAGGCTACTAAAGGACTGTATGTCGAAAGGGAACGATAACACCCAGGTTCTCTATGCCGGTAAGGCTTTTTTGACTATGGCTATGTGTCGGATGGTCCAGTCCGAGGGGCTTGGCCTCGACGTGGTCTCCCCGGGGGAGCTGCACACCGCGCTTAAGGCGGGCTTTCCCACCGAGAGGATTTATTTCCACGGCAACAACAAGACCGAGGAGGACTTCGCCATGGCCCTGGATTGCGGGGTGGGCCGTTACGTTGTGGACAGCGAGGACGAGATGGTCCTTCTAGGTGAGATGGCCCGGTCCAGAGGCAAGGTGGCGTCGGTGCTGTTTCGGCTCGCCCCTGGGGTGAGTGGCGATACCCATCGCTATATCCAGACCGCCCACACCGACTGCAAGTTCGGTATGCCCCTTCTCGGCCAAGGGCTGAGGCGGTGCGTCTCGGCGGCTATGGCGGACTTTGGGCTGGACCTTTTGGGCTTTCACTTCCACGTGGGATCCCAGCTCATGGAGAACCGGGCGTATCTCGAGGCCCTGGAGGTCCTAGGGGACCTGATGGTCACCTTGAGGGACGAGGTTGGGCTCGAGGTTCGAGAGCTGAACGTAGGCGGTGGGATCGGCATATCCCACGGTCAGGGGCCTGAGGTCGACGTGGAGGCCTATTTAGGCGGCATAGTGGAGAGGACGAAAGGTATCTGTGAGGCTCGGTCCCTTGCCCTTCCCAGGCTGGTGATAGAGCCAGGGCGGTGGATAGTGGGGCCAGCCGGTATAACCCTCTATTCCGTGGGGACGGTGAAGGAGATTCCCGGGATCAGAACCTACGTCAGCGTCGACGGTGGCATGGCGGACAACCCTAGGCCCTCTCTCTACGGGGCGGTCTACCGTTGCGAGCTGGCGAACAGGATGGACGAGGAGGCCGACTCGGTGGTGACGATAGCGGGACGGTGTTGCGAGTCAGGGGATATACTGATAAAGGACGTGTCCCTCCCTAAGCCTAAAAGGAACGATATTATCGCCGTTATGGACACAGGGGCCTACAATTTCTCCATGGCAAGCGGCTACAACCGGCTGAGGCGTCCTGCGGTGGTCCTCATAAAAGACGGCCAGGCCCGGTGCATAGTCCAGCGTCAGTTATTCGACGACCTGGTTCAGGGAGAGGTCATCCCCGAGGATCTTGTTTAG